The Variovorax sp. S12S4 genome includes the window GACGAAGTCGAGCGCGGTGCGGGCCTGCTGGCGCTCGGCTTCATTGGGCCCGCCCGCGCGCGCGGCCCAGGCTGCCGCCATGGCAATGTCGATGTTGTGCTCGGTGGACTTCCAGGTCTGCGCGCGCTGCGCGTTGTCCCAGCCATACCAGCCGCCGTTGTAGCCGTCAGGCGCATTCTTGGCGCGGGTGCGCTGCTCGATCCAGCCCAGCAGCTTGCGCGCGCTGTCCAGGTAGGCCGGCGACCGCTCCGCCTCTGAAAGGTTCAGCAGCAGCAACGCGGCCCACGCCACGTTGCCGGTGGCGGTGCTCACCTGGTAGGCATCGGCAATCCATTGCTTCTTGCCCGCATCCCAGCGGCCCGGCAGCGCGGCCTTGTCTTCGGTCATGGGCCCGGCGCGATAGGCGTTGCGCACGCGGCCGTCGGGCATGCCCGGGTCGCGCTCCATGGCGCGCACCACGGCATCGCCGATGCGCTTGGCCGAAGCCGTGTCGCCGCAGGCCAGCAGCGCAATGCCGGCCAGTGCGTTGTCATAAGTAAAGGCTGCGCCGGCCAGCGCGGGCTCCAGCGGCGGGCCCTGCTTGTTGTCCCCAAGCCGGTAGCTCGCAAGGAACAACGGCCCCGAGGCTGCGCCCTTCTGGTCTTCAACCACCGCGCGGCGCAGCCCCTCGCAGCTTTGGCGCGCGAGCTGCTGCTGCGTGGCGCCAGGCTTTTGCGCATGGGCCGCGGGCATCAGCAACATCGACACCATCGATGCGAGAGCGCAATGCGCCAAGGTGCGCGGAATGGAGGAGAGAACCTGCATGGGCTTGTTCCGGCTGCTGGGCGGTGCATTTCTGCCTGTGCTCAGGATCTTTGAAGGGTGGCCGTCACCACCTTGCCGGGGGCGCACATGTTGCTGCCTCCATCCGCCGGAGCCGCTGGCGCCTCTTTGCTTTCGATGCGCGCCACGGCGTAGAGGGAGCCCTGCTCCGCGTAAGGGAACGGCACGCTGTAGGTGCTTTGCAGTTCTTCTGAAGCCACCGGCAGCAATTGCTCGACCCGCGCAGGCATCGACTTGGAGTTTTCGCCGATCTTCACGTCGAGCATGGAGCCGATGCCCAGGCGCTTGGCCACACGCGCCGGAAACACAGCCACCACGCCCAGGCGGCTGCAGTCGGTCACGCGCACCAGCGAGGCACCGGCCGTGACGTAGGCGCCCTCAGGCGCGAGCACCGAATGAACCTGCCCCGCCTGCGTGGCCTTGATCTCGTAGGAAGACAGCTTTTCGACCCGGCGGCGCTCTTCGTCTTCGAGCTGAATGACTTGCTTGAGCTGCTGGAGAATGGCCGCGCCGTCTTGCTGGGCGCGGCCCACGCTGTTGCGCAGCGCCTCGCGGCGGCTTGCCAGCGTCTGGAAAAGGCTGTTGCCGCTGGTGCCCACAAAGGCGCCCTGCCCCGCGCTTGCCACCGTCTGGGCCTGGCCGGCAAACGCCTGCTCCGCCACAGCCGCAGTGGCTCGGGCTGTGTTCAGCTGCGCCACCGATGCGTTCATGACCTGCTCGCTGATGGCGCCTTCGGCCAGCAAGGCCTGGTTGGTCTTGACCTTGTTTTCTTGCTCTTCGACCATGCTGTGCGCCGCATCGCGCTGCCGGCGAGCAACCTGCCAGGCCTCCCAGGCTTGCGCCACAGAGGCCTGGCGGTGAACGTTGGCCTCCTGGCCGACGGACCTCATCTCCTGGTTGTCGGCCTTGAACTGGTTGCCCAGCTGCGCCAACTGGCTTTGCAGCGCCAGGTGCTGCGAACGCAGCGTGGTCAGGATTTCCTGGTTGACGGTCGGGTTGCGCACCGTGGCCACGGTGGTGCCTGGCTCTACCGTGTCGCGGGCGTGCACGACCATTTGCGTGACCACGCCGTTGATGGGCGACGTGATCAACGCCACCGGCGCCTGCAGCACCGCCCGGGTGGCCTGCGACGACAAGAGCGGCTGCACCAGCGTTGAGACCATCAGCCACAGCACAAAAGCCAGCAGCACATAGCCCGCCAGCTTGGGAACAAAGGCGCCAGCTTGCCGGCGCTGGCCGCTGGACAAGAAAACCAATGAAGGCAGTTTCGACACGCGCATACCCCACCTCTTTGATGCGAAGGCGTGCGCCGAAGACCGGCGCAACATCCATTGAATGAAAGGAATTGCCCACAGCACAACGGAGCCGGCCGACCGTGATGGCCAGCGTGTCCGCAATGCTGCAGTGCAATAAGAAGGTACGGCGAAAGGCGATTTACCACTGCTTCGGTCCGCAACAAGATGTGCGAACTTCACATTGGCGCCGCTCGTCCGCTCGCGCAAAGGTCCTACACGGCTCGCGGCTTTGAGCGGGTTGACAACAAAAGACCTCATGCGGCAAGCAGCCGCCGCGCCCCTCAGGCCGCCCAGTGAGCGGGCAGGAAAAGGGTCGGAAGTGCGAGGCGCGAAGGTTCAACCGCTCCACATCGCGAAACCGGTGCGCGAGGGCGGCTGAACATATCCGGTAACCAACCTGATCGAAGCTGACGGTTTTCGACAACGCCCGCAACGATTGGCCGTGGCAAAGCCCCCACGCAGCCGCATTTACATCAGCGATACCTGCGACACAAGGCAATACATGCGGGATTGCGGTTGGCGTCATAGTGCTTTTCCGCGATTTGCAGCCCCCAGTGCCGGGCCGCCGCAAATTGCCACCCCCACGCTCTTCGGCCGTTTACCGAGGCGCTACCGGAGCACAGGTCGTGTCATTGCTGCCCATGAGCGCCGCCTTCGCCGAGCCGCCCTGTGGAAAAAGCACGCCTTCTTTGGCGCGCGCACCGCGCGCGAGGCCCTGACGAGTAGCGCTTTATGGTTAATGCGCTGTAACGCCATTGAATGCTATTTGCTTCATCAAGACGCCAAGAACGAATGACGTTTCCGGCAACGTCAGGAAGGGCATGCCATGTCCATCACCCGCTTCGCCATTCGCACGCTTGTTTGCGTTGCTGCCGTGCCCGCCATTTCAGACGAGCCCCCGGACCGCACGACCGCGTGTACCTGAACAAGGCCGAGATCGAGAGCACCTTGATTGGCAGGCCCATCGTCTCGAGCAATCTTGCGAGCGGCATGGTGTCGCGCTGGCAGTTTTATGCCGACGGCCGCGTCGACTTCGTCAACCGAAGCGGCCCGGGCCGCGCCTCGGGCAAATGGTTTTTGAACCCGGATGGCGCCATGTGCGTGACGATGGTTGCCCGAACCGGCTGCCGCTACTGGTTCAAGACCGAGAAAGACGGCGCCCTTGCGAATGCCAACACCAGGGAGCCCAACGCGCCCACGGTGGCCGAGATACGGTTCGAGCAGCCGTGAAACCATCAGGGCACGACTGCCCTGCACTACTTAGGCACGCCCGATGAAAGCGGCAACTCCGTCGCGAAACGCCTGGCTGCCATACACCTCCTCGATCAGGTCATCGTCGTCCAGCCGCTGCTCGACGACGATGCGGCGGATGCTCTCCTTCACGGCCTTGTGCGTGACCGGCGACAGTGCCATGAGCCGGTCCGCCAACGCAAGGGCCGCGGCACCCAGTTCGCCCGGCGCGCAGGCGGCGTGCACATAGCCGCAAGCCAGCGCTTCCTGCGCCGTCAGGTGGTCGGCCAGCAGCAGCATGCGCTTGACGCGCGGCACGCCCAGGGCGGCCTGCAGCCGCGCGATGTTGCGCGACGACAAGGTGTTGGACAGCGTCTTGGCAATCGGCGCACCAAAGCGCGATGCGTCGCTGCAGACCCGGAAATCGCAGGCCGTGGCCAAAGCCAGGCCGCCGCCCACGGCCCAGCCGTCGACCACCGCCACAGTGGGGACGGCAATGCGCTCGACCGCATCGATGACGCGCTCCACGAAAGCCTCGTAGGCAATGCCGTCGCGGCCGCCCTGAAAGTTTTTGAAGTGGCCGATGTCCGTGCCCGAGATGAAAGACTTGCCGCCCGCCCCCTTGAACAGCACGCTGCGCACCGCCGGGTTTCGCACGCACGCGCCGATGTGGTCCAGCAGTGCCTCGTACATCGGCAGCGTCATCGCGTTGTGGCGTTCGGGGCGATGGATCACGATCTCGGCCACGCCCGAGGCATGGACTCCCAGCCGCACGCAGTCAGCTGAACTCACAAGGCCTCCGCCGCGCCGGCTGGCGTGTTGATCTCGGCCAGGATTTCCTCGTTGTGTTCGCCCAGCAATGGCGGGTGCCGCCGCACCTGCTGCGGCGTGCCCAGCAGCTTGACGGGAAAGCCGATGTTCTTGACCTTGCCCTCGATTGGATGATCGATTTCCATGCACATGCGGCGGTGCGTGCCGTGCTCGCCCTCGAATGCCTCCGGATACGACAGGATGGGCCCGGCGGGGATGCCGGCGGCCAGCATGGCGTCGATCCAGTCGGCGCTGTTCCGCTGGCCGAACTCCCGTTCGAGCGCCTCGATCAGCGCCTCGCGGTTCTTCAGGCGCAGCGACACGCTGGCGTAGTCCGCGTGCTCGACAAGGTCCGGCCGCTGCAGCAGTTCGCACAGCCGGGTCCAGAGCTTCTGGTTGGTCGCGCCCATCACGAAGTAGCCGTCGCGCGCCTTCACCGCCTGGTAGGGCGCGCTCATCTTGTTGCTGGTGCCCAGCGGTGTCGGCCGCGTGCCCGTGCCCCAGTACTCGGACATGTCCCAGATCGAGAAGGCCATGGCCGCGTCGAACAGCGAGGCGTCGATGTGCTGGCCCACGCCCGACTTCTGCGCGCCGATGTAGGCCGCGAGCAGCGCGTAGGTGGCAAACAGCGCGCAGCCGATGTCGGCCACCGGCACGCCGGCCTTCACCGGCTTCTCGCCGGGGTAGCCGGTCACGCTCATCACGCCGGACATGGCCTGCGCCATCAGGTCGAAGCCCGGCCGGTCGGCCCATGGGCCGCTCTGGCCAAAGCCGGAGATGCTGACGTACACGATCTTCGGGTGGATCTTCTTGATCGACTCGTAGTCGATGCCCAGGCGCTGCACCGCGCCGGGGCGGTAGTTCTCGACGATCACGTCGGCGGTCTGGGCCAGCTTGTAGAACGATGCGCGGTCGTCCTCGTTCTTGAGGTCCAGCGTCAGCGAGCGCTTGTTGCGGTTCATGTTCAAGAAGCCCATGCTGTCCGGCCCCTTCATCTTGAAGCCCATGGCGCCGCGGGTCTGGTCGCCGCCCGGCGGCTCGACCTTGATCACGTCGGCGCCCAGGTCGGCCAGCAGCATGCAGGCGAACGGCCCGGCCATGACCTGGCTCACGTCCAGCACCCGAATGCCCTGCAGCGGCAGTTGTCGCGCTTGGTTCATTTTTTCAGCCCTCCTCGGTGACCTTGGCGGTGCGCACCACGTCGCCCCATTTCTTGAACTCGGCAGCCATGAAGGCCGCGAACTTGTCGACGGAACCGCCGCCGTCCTCCACGCCATAGCCATCGAAGCGCGCAACCACATCCGGCAGCGCCAGCACCTTGTTGATGTCGGCATTGATCTGCAGGGCCAGGTCCCTGGACATGTCCTTGGGGCCGACCACGCCATACCAGCTGGACACGTCGAAACCCTTGAAGCCCTGCTCGTCCATGGTCGGCATTTCCGGAAAGCCCTTGGCCCGCTGCAGGCGCGTCTGCACGATGCCCGTCATGCGCTTGGCCTTGACCTGGGCCGTGGCCGCCGTCATGGTGTCGAAGCTGTAGTCGATCTGCCCGCCGATCAGGTCCGTCTGCATCGGGCCCGACCCCTTGTAGGGCACGTGGATGCTCTTGACGTCGGCGGCCATGTTGAACATGGCGGCCGCCAGGTGCTGCACCGATCCCGTGCCGGAGGAGCCGAAGCTGATCTTCCCCGGGCTCTTTTTGCACTGCTCGACCACCTCCTTGATGGAGCCGGTGGAATTCTTCGCGCTGGTTACCAGGATGTGCGGCGTGGCGCCGACCATGGCAATGGGCGCGAAGTCTTTCAGCGGGTCGTAGGTGATGCTCTTGAAGATGTGCGGCGAAATGGCATGCGTGTTGACATGGGCCATCAGCAGATTCACGCCCTCGGTAAACCGGGTGCGTGCAAAGAAGTCCGCGGCCAGTGCGCCGGTGGCGCCGGGCTTGTTCTCGACCACCACCGAGCGGCCCCACAGCTCCGAGAGCTTCTGCCCCACGATGCGCGCAAACACATCGGTGCCGCCGCCGGGCGCCCAGCCCACGTAGATCTTGACGATGCCCTTGGGCAGCTCTGTGGCCGCGAGGGTTCAGGGCGCGGCCAGCGCGCCGGCGCTGGCCGCAATGAAGTCTCGGCGTTTCATCATGTCGTGCGTCCTTTGTCTCTGTCGTAGTAGTGCCGCTACTCTCCCGTAGCGCAGAGGACGTCGCAAGAATGTGAAAGGCATGCCTGGCTTCGCAATCCGCGAAGCCGCAGCCGCAGGAGGGCCGCTTTCTTTCTAGGCTTTGCTGCCGATCAGCTGGTCCACCACGTTGCGCAGCGTCTGCTCCTGCGCATGGCCTTCCACGCAAGACAGCACGTAGGCGCGGTGGTGCCAGTCGCCCTGGATTTCGGCCGAGCCCAGGTCGTCTTCGGGGTGAAAGCTGCGCAGTACCTCGGGCGGCATCAGGCCCACACCCAAGCCATGGCGCACCAACGCCAGCATGGTGTCGAAACCGCTGGTCGAGAAGTTGTTGGGAAACGACCGGCCGCGGCTGCGATAGGCCCCCTGCAAGGCGGACAGGATCGCCGAGCCCTTGCCGAGGCTGACGATCGGCAAGTCCAGAAAGTCGTCGATGCCCACGGGCCCTTCCGCCGCAAACTGGAAATGCCGGCGGCTGTACACGAGCACCAGCCTGTCCTGCCGGTAGTCGAACTTCGGCAGGTCCAGGAACCCGCTCTTCTTCTCATAGATGCCGACATCGATCACCTTGTCGCGCAGCAACTGCTGCACGATCTTGCTGTTCTCTTCCATGATCTTCAGCGTGATCTGCGGGTAGGCGTCGCGCAGGCGGGCGATGTCCTTCGCAAGAAACTGGATGATGGCCGCCTTCGGCGCGCCGATGAGGATGCGCCCGTCCTGGCCATGGCTCAGCACCTGGGCATCGCCCTCGAGCCGGCCGATGAGGTTGTCGATCTGCCGGATGTGCGCCATCAGCCGGCTGCCGGCCTCGGTGATCAACACGCCGTGGGGCACCCGCTTGAACAGCTTGGCGCCCAGTTGCGCCTCCAGGTCCGTCACGCGCTTGGACGCAGCGGCCACCGCCAGGCTCAGCCTGTCGGCGGCCCGCGAGATGCTGCCTTCCTCGGCAATGCAAAGAACGAGTTGGACGGTGGTGGAGTCGAGCTTCATGGGGGTCGTCATTGCACCGTTAGTTATGAGCGATATGTAATACCAAATGTGTACAACTTTGAGGCACTCCGCCGTCCAAACCGCCCATCACAGAGGGGGAGTTCTCCGCCACTGCGGTGGATAAGACGGTGGAAAAGCCTTTTGCGCGGGCAGGCGCCCTGCGCACCCCGCAACAGTACGCGTACTCCGGACCCGAAGTGGCCCATGGCAAGACGGCGGGTATCGCTTCACGGAACTCTCGCACGGACTTCACGTTGACTTCGCCCGCGGCACGCACACTGCCTTCCGACAGCGGCCGGCGTTGGTAGAGGCAAGGGAACAAAGATCCGCTCAGGGAAAAAACGCCTCGATGCCGGCCGCTGTCACCCTTCAAGATCCGAGCAAGCCCAGTGACCGCGCGGCGCCACATGCGGAGGGCGCAAAGGCTCAGTCGACGATGCGCCCGGCGCGCCGCGCCAACCGCGCGTATTCGCTCAAGGGCTTGTTCGCCTTCCAGTAAAGGTCGCGCTCGATGCCCAGCATGCCGCCCAGCAGCCGGATCGACATCAGTGCGCGCGCGGACACGTGGCCCGGCGCGGGCGCCCCCATGCCAAGGTCGCACAAGCCATAGGCCGTGTCTGCGTCGTCGGGGTTCAGTTCAGTGATGAGCCACCTGGCAGCGCCGCGCGGGTTGACCCACTTGACCACCGGGTGCGGATCGAAACGAGGGTTGCCGCGCGACGCCTTGCCGTTGGCCAGCAATAGCTGGCGCAACTCGGGGGTGATGAGTTTCAAAAAGGCCTCCAAGGTCGCTGTCCAAACGACTCAGGCAGTGAGCTTTTGAGCATGTCTTAAAGAGCACATCTTCGCGCATGTGTCGTATAAGACGTTTCCTTGAGATGCACATTTCTTCACGCTCGGAAGCGATGAAAAATGCCAGTCGAAGAGCCACACCCCCGCCCGCACCCATAGCGGGGACCTTGCCTAACGAGGTAACGCTGGCGCTAGGGAAGAATCTGAAGAAGCTGAGACTTGCCGCTGGCAAGACCCAAGTGGCCTTGGCCTACGACGCGGAGGTCGAGCGGTCCCGGATCTCCAAGCTCGAAGGAGGTCACATCAATCCATCAGTGATGACGCTGGCCACCCTCTGCTACAGCTTGGGGACGACCTTGCCTGTGCTTTTCGAGGGGATCGTTGCGACTAACGCTCCGACGTCTGAAGGGGGTTTGCTGCGGAGAAAGAATCAGGCGGTTTTGAACAAACCGGCACGGTCTGCGGCAAAGCGCTCGCTCAGGAGCTGACCCTGCCAAGAATTTCGCCTCGCTGGGATCGCGTCCGCGCACTATCGAGGATTCGTTCGGCCTACGAGACTATCTATTCCGTTCGCATCTGCCGCCGAAGAACGGCGTTAACACAGTCTGCACGCAGATGTGATGCTAAACATCCATGAGGGAGGCATATGCGCGAATGGTTCTTCAGTCTGCTGATGTCGTACCCCGGCGCATTCAACCTGATCGGGAAGGCACTGTTCTCGCTCGCCGGCATTCTTGCGCTGCTCGGACTACGACTTGATCGCCTCAGCGGAAAGCTTGAACGCATATTCGCTCGTGCCGGTGTTTCAACACCAGACGCGTTAGCGGCGTTCCCTTGGTGGCTACGGATGGCGATTCCCGAAACGATCTTGGGGTGGATATTGCTGGTGGCGCTCGCACTGCTCGGAATCTGGTTCGCGCTAATGGGCAAACGCGCTAAAAAACTCTAGAAGCAAGCGAACGCAAGGGACGAGCTATTCACCCGTCCAATGGGTGCCGTCCACCGCACCTATTGCGACGATATCCACGGCATTAAATTTCTCAGGTAGGAAAGCGCTTGGCAAGTAGTGACGACGATGCGCGAGAGATGGGTCGACGGAAGGTAGCGGCTTCAGCATGCCGTACTTTTCAACCAATGGCTTGAAGTTTTCGCGTCCAAAACTAGTAAGGCAGTTGTAGAACAGCAGCTGCAGTTCCACCGAAGAAAGCTGTGCTCTTACGAAGGTCGTGTATCGCCGTTTGTCTTCGACTCCACTCGAATCGATGAACTTTAAGACGTGATACAGGTGCCGAAAGT containing:
- a CDS encoding LysR family transcriptional regulator, which codes for MKLDSTTVQLVLCIAEEGSISRAADRLSLAVAAASKRVTDLEAQLGAKLFKRVPHGVLITEAGSRLMAHIRQIDNLIGRLEGDAQVLSHGQDGRILIGAPKAAIIQFLAKDIARLRDAYPQITLKIMEENSKIVQQLLRDKVIDVGIYEKKSGFLDLPKFDYRQDRLVLVYSRRHFQFAAEGPVGIDDFLDLPIVSLGKGSAILSALQGAYRSRGRSFPNNFSTSGFDTMLALVRHGLGVGLMPPEVLRSFHPEDDLGSAEIQGDWHHRAYVLSCVEGHAQEQTLRNVVDQLIGSKA
- a CDS encoding DUF2958 domain-containing protein, with the translated sequence MKLITPELRQLLLANGKASRGNPRFDPHPVVKWVNPRGAARWLITELNPDDADTAYGLCDLGMGAPAPGHVSARALMSIRLLGGMLGIERDLYWKANKPLSEYARLARRAGRIVD
- a CDS encoding helix-turn-helix domain-containing protein — protein: MKNASRRATPPPAPIAGTLPNEVTLALGKNLKKLRLAAGKTQVALAYDAEVERSRISKLEGGHINPSVMTLATLCYSLGTTLPVLFEGIVATNAPTSEGGLLRRKNQAVLNKPARSAAKRSLRS
- a CDS encoding enoyl-CoA hydratase; the protein is MSSADCVRLGVHASGVAEIVIHRPERHNAMTLPMYEALLDHIGACVRNPAVRSVLFKGAGGKSFISGTDIGHFKNFQGGRDGIAYEAFVERVIDAVERIAVPTVAVVDGWAVGGGLALATACDFRVCSDASRFGAPIAKTLSNTLSSRNIARLQAALGVPRVKRMLLLADHLTAQEALACGYVHAACAPGELGAAALALADRLMALSPVTHKAVKESIRRIVVEQRLDDDDLIEEVYGSQAFRDGVAAFIGRA
- a CDS encoding CaiB/BaiF CoA transferase family protein translates to MNQARQLPLQGIRVLDVSQVMAGPFACMLLADLGADVIKVEPPGGDQTRGAMGFKMKGPDSMGFLNMNRNKRSLTLDLKNEDDRASFYKLAQTADVIVENYRPGAVQRLGIDYESIKKIHPKIVYVSISGFGQSGPWADRPGFDLMAQAMSGVMSVTGYPGEKPVKAGVPVADIGCALFATYALLAAYIGAQKSGVGQHIDASLFDAAMAFSIWDMSEYWGTGTRPTPLGTSNKMSAPYQAVKARDGYFVMGATNQKLWTRLCELLQRPDLVEHADYASVSLRLKNREALIEALEREFGQRNSADWIDAMLAAGIPAGPILSYPEAFEGEHGTHRRMCMEIDHPIEGKVKNIGFPVKLLGTPQQVRRHPPLLGEHNEEILAEINTPAGAAEAL
- a CDS encoding HlyD family efflux transporter periplasmic adaptor subunit is translated as MRVSKLPSLVFLSSGQRRQAGAFVPKLAGYVLLAFVLWLMVSTLVQPLLSSQATRAVLQAPVALITSPINGVVTQMVVHARDTVEPGTTVATVRNPTVNQEILTTLRSQHLALQSQLAQLGNQFKADNQEMRSVGQEANVHRQASVAQAWEAWQVARRQRDAAHSMVEEQENKVKTNQALLAEGAISEQVMNASVAQLNTARATAAVAEQAFAGQAQTVASAGQGAFVGTSGNSLFQTLASRREALRNSVGRAQQDGAAILQQLKQVIQLEDEERRRVEKLSSYEIKATQAGQVHSVLAPEGAYVTAGASLVRVTDCSRLGVVAVFPARVAKRLGIGSMLDVKIGENSKSMPARVEQLLPVASEELQSTYSVPFPYAEQGSLYAVARIESKEAPAAPADGGSNMCAPGKVVTATLQRS